In the Tribolium castaneum strain GA2 chromosome 1, icTriCast1.1, whole genome shotgun sequence genome, one interval contains:
- the Clk gene encoding clock (The RefSeq protein has 1 substitution compared to this genomic sequence), producing MDDDSDDKDSKRKSRNLSEKKRRDQFNLLVNELSSMVATGSRKMDKSTVLKSTIAFLKNHNEIAVRSRVNEIQEDWKPTFLTNEEFTHLILEAVDGFIMVFSASGQIFYASESITSLLGHLPNQVLNMTIYEMANEEEHSHLYNILLTPSEDQGQVSFSCHLRRGDPDSKQNPSFELVHFVGYFRSDEDMVQSENRYSGYSGEADTRLVFVGTGKIKTPRLIREMPLVDSSKSEFTSRHSLEWKFLFLDHRAPPIIGYLPFELLGTSGYDYYHVDDLDNIIIGHKALMQKGEGTSCFYRFLTKGQQWIWLQTRYYITYHQWNSKPEFIVCTHRVVSYVDVMKQNRKEETGVTTSGTSPGTPWPKNTKSNIRQGTASECTSMSADSPTSRQSVMTQFSVKSESNQPKPPSQMLQPQQPQPLQPQNQIQPSNHQFLEPPQYVAAIPMQPVISGFSPIQPLDNVMLTPAQTQMQIDLQRKHAELQAIIGQQQAELRRVSEQLLMARLGLLPQNQPVQNYSPQVSIAYQGSNSGTVSSTTTTIPGIQSSAVGSPSLIVPVSISLPIPQHQPNMLYTPSDSNGQTK from the exons ATGGACGATGACTCCGACGATAAGGACTCAAAACG GAAATCTCGAAACTTGAGTGAGAAAAAAAGACGAGACCAATTTAATTTACTAGTGAATGAGTTAAGCTCGATGGTAGCAACCGGAAGTCGAAAAATGGACAAATCTACTGTCCTTAAATCAACGatagcttttttaaaaaatcataacg AAATAGCAGTACGATCCCGTGTTAACGAAATTCAAGAAGACTGGAAACCGACGTTTCTCACAAACGAAGAATTCACTCATTTAATCCTCGAAGCTGTGGATGGCTTTATTATGGTGTTTTCGGCTTCgggtcaaattttttatgcttcGGAAAGTATTACCTCGCTTTTGGGACATTTACCG AATCAAGTCCTGAATATGACAATATATGAAATGGCAAATGAAGAAGAACACAGTCACCTCTACAATATTTTACTCACTCCGTCCGAAGACCAGGGTCAAGTTTCCTTCTCGTGTCATTTGCGACGTGGAGATCCTGACTCCAAACAGAATCCCTCCTTTGAACTTGTGCATTTTGTAGGATATTTCA GATCTGACGAAGATATGGTTCAGAGCGAAAATCGGTATAGTGGCTACTCGGGGGAGGCAGACACTAG attGGTGTTTGTGGGTACTGGGAAGATCAAGACTCCTCGCTTGATCCGCGAAATGCCCTTGGTCGACTCCAGCAAAAGCGAGTTTACCTCCCGCCATAGCCTTGAATGGAAATTCCTTTTTCTGGACCATCGCGCTCCCCCCATCATCGGCTACCTCCCGTTCGAGCTTTTAGGCACTTCCGGTTACGATTACTACCACGTCGACGACTTGGACAATATTATAATCGGTCACAAAGCCCTCATGCAAAAGGGCGAGGGTACTTCTTGTTTTTATAGATTTCTTACAAAAGGCCAACAATGGATTTGGTTGCAGACCAGATATTACATAACCTATCATCAGTGGAATTCCAAACCGGAGTTTATCGTTTGCACGCATCGTGTCGTAAG TTATGTTGATGTTATGAAACAGAATCGGAAGGAGGAGACGGGAGTTACGACATCGGGGACTTCCCCGGGGACGCCATGGCCCAAAAACACCAAGAGTAATATACGGCAGGGGACGGCGTCGGAGTGCACCTCCATGTCGGCGGATTCCCCCACGTCGAGGCAATCGGTGATGACACAGTTCTCGGTG AAATCGGAATCCAACCAGCCGAAGCCGCCGCCTCAAATGCTCCAACCGCAGCAACCCCAACCCCTCCAGCCCCAAAACCAGATCCAACCCTCCAACCACCAGTTTCTGGAACCACCTCAATACGTAGCCGCCATCCCTATGCAACCCGTCATTTCGGGGTTTTCCCCGATTCAGCCTCTGGATAACGTCATGCTGACTCCGGCACAGACCCAGATGCAGATCGACCTCCAGCGAAAACACGCCGAACTCCAAGCAATCATCGGCCAACAACAGGCAGAGTTGAGGAGGGTGTCTGAGCAGCTTTTGATGGCCAGGTTGGGCCTTCTACCCCAAAATCAACCCGTGCAAAat TACTCTCCTCAGGTGTCCATAGCGTATCAAGGCTCGAATTCGGGAACAGTGAGTAGTACGACCACGACAATTCCGGGGATTCAGTCAAGTGCTGTGGGCTCGCCGTCTCTTATAGTACCTGTAAGCATATCTCTACCAATACCTCAGCATCAACCAAATATGTTGTATACGCCGTCGGATTCCAATGGACAAACGAAATAA
- the Hn gene encoding protein henna isoform X1, whose protein sequence is MMSRPTDIIKGHSQAETPQGSPPDIPKLMPGGNYIKIGRDSAKSTCLVFAPLAEEVGVLAKCLNIFKQHGVNLLHIESRPSARIRNNYEFMVECAPTGDLASAIAEIKKNTEYFNIISRDYKDNKDTVPWFPCRIRDLDKFANQILSYGAELDADHPGFTDPVYRARRKYFADIAYNYKHGEKLPHVDYTEEEIETWGKVFDQLTTLYPTHACKEHNHVFPLLIENCGYRRDNIPQLEDVSNFLKDCTGFTLRPVAGLLSSRDFLAGLAFRVFHSTQYIRHPSKPFYTPEPDVCHELLGHAPLFADPSFAQFSQQIGLASLGAPDDYIEKLATCFWFTVEYGLCREGNELKAYGAGLLSSYGELQYALENKAEVRPFEPEKTAVQEYPITQYQPVYYVAESFEDAKEKMIKYAATIPRAFGVRYNAYTQSIEVLDSKPQIESLVTNISTEISVLVDSLKKL, encoded by the exons ccGAAATTAATGCCCGGCGGCAACTACATCAAAATCGGTCGCGACTCGGCCAAGAGCACGTGCCTGGTGTTCGCCCCCCTCGCCGAAGAGGTGGGCGTTTTGGCCAAATGCCTCAACATCTTCAAACAACACGGCGTCAACCTCCTCCACATCGAATCGCGACCCTCCGCCCGCATCCGCAACAACTACGAATTCATGGTGGAGTGCGCCCCCACCGGAGACCTGGCCTCCGCCATCGCCGAAATCAAGAAAAACACCGAGTACTTCAACATCATCTCGCGCGACTACAAAGACAACAAGGACACGGTGCCCTGGTTCCCGTGCCGTATCCGCGACCTGGACAAGTTTGCCAACCAAATTTTGTCGTATGGGGCCGAGCTGGATGCGGATCATCCTGGGTTTACAGACCCGGTGTACAGGGCTCGGAGGAAGTATTTCGCCGATATTGCGTATAATTACAAGCACGGGGAGAAGTTGCCGCATGTGGACTACACCGAGGAGGAGATCGAGACCTGGGGGAAGGTTTTCGATCAGTTGACGACCCTGTATCCTACCCATGCCTGCAAGGAGCATAATCATGTGTTCCCGCTCTTGATCGAGAACTGTGGGTATCGGAGGGACAATATTCCGCAGTTGGAGGATGTCTCCAACTTTTTGAAAG atTGTACCGGTTTCACTCTGCGTCCAGTTGCTGGCCTTCTCTCATCTCGCGACTTTTTGGCCGGTCTGGCCTTCAGAGTGTTCCACTCAACCCAGTACATCCGGCATCCAAGCAAACCGTTCTACACCCCTGAACCGGACGTCTGCCACGAACTTTTAGGACACGCTCCTTTATTCGCCGACCCTTCCTTTGCCCAGTTCTCCCAACAGATCGGTTTAGCTTCTCTTGGGGCTCCAGACGACTACATCGAAAAACTCGCAACG TGCTTCTGGTTCACTGTCGAGTACGGATTGTGCCGCGAAGGCAACGAGTTGAAGGCCTACGGTGCTGGGTTGCTGTCCTCCTATGGGGAGCTCCAATACGCTCTGGAGAATAAGGCCGAGGTGAGGCCTTTTGAGCCGGAGAAAACGGCCGTTCAGGAGTATCCCATCACGCAATATCAGCCCGTTTATTACGTGGCTGAGAGTTTCGAAGATGCCAAAGAGAAAATGAT aaaatatgCAGCCACGATACCCAGAGCGTTCGGTGTTCGTTACAATGCCTACACCCAAAGTATCGAAGTCTTGGATTCTAAACCGCAAATCGAAAGCTTGGTCACGAATATTAGTACCGAAATTTCGGTACTTGTAGACAGTTTGAAGAAATTATAA
- the Clk gene encoding clock isoform X1: MSSIKKSSRRSEDTMDDDSDDKDSKRKSRNLSEKKRRDQFNLLVNELSSMVATGSRKMDKSTVLKSTIAFLKNHNEIAVRSRVNEIQEDWKPTFLTNEEFTHLILEAVDGFIMVFSASGQIFYASESITSLLGHLPNQVLNMTIYEMANEEEHSHLYNILLTPSEDQGQVSFSCHLRRGDPDSKQNPSFELVHFVGYFRSDEDMVQSENRYSGYSGEADTRLVFVGTGKIKTPRLIREMPLVDSSKSEFTSRHSLEWKFLFLDHRAPPIIGYLPFELLGTSGYDYYHVDDLDNIIIGHKALMQKGEGTSCFYRFLTKGQQWIWLQTRYYITYHQWNSKPEFIVCTHRVVSYVDVMKQNRKEETGVTTSGTSPGTPWPKNTKSNIRQGTASECTSMSADSPTSRQSVMTQFSVKSESNQPKPPPQMLQPQQPQPLQPQNQIQPSNHQFLEPPQYVAAIPMQPVISGFSPIQPLDNVMLTPAQTQMQIDLQRKHAELQAIIGQQQAELRRVSEQLLMARLGLLPQNQPVQNYSPQVSIAYQGSNSGTVSSTTTTIPGIQSSAVGSPSLIVPVSISLPIPQHQPNMLYTPSDSNGQTK, translated from the exons ATGTCCAGTATTAAGAAAAGCTCGAGACGATCGGA GGATACGATGGACGATGACTCCGACGATAAGGACTCAAAACG GAAATCTCGAAACTTGAGTGAGAAAAAAAGACGAGACCAATTTAATTTACTAGTGAATGAGTTAAGCTCGATGGTAGCAACCGGAAGTCGAAAAATGGACAAATCTACTGTCCTTAAATCAACGatagcttttttaaaaaatcataacg AAATAGCAGTACGATCCCGTGTTAACGAAATTCAAGAAGACTGGAAACCGACGTTTCTCACAAACGAAGAATTCACTCATTTAATCCTCGAAGCTGTGGATGGCTTTATTATGGTGTTTTCGGCTTCgggtcaaattttttatgcttcGGAAAGTATTACCTCGCTTTTGGGACATTTACCG AATCAAGTCCTGAATATGACAATATATGAAATGGCAAATGAAGAAGAACACAGTCACCTCTACAATATTTTACTCACTCCGTCCGAAGACCAGGGTCAAGTTTCCTTCTCGTGTCATTTGCGACGTGGAGATCCTGACTCCAAACAGAATCCCTCCTTTGAACTTGTGCATTTTGTAGGATATTTCA GATCTGACGAAGATATGGTTCAGAGCGAAAATCGGTATAGTGGCTACTCGGGGGAGGCAGACACTAG attGGTGTTTGTGGGTACTGGGAAGATCAAGACTCCTCGCTTGATCCGCGAAATGCCCTTGGTCGACTCCAGCAAAAGCGAGTTTACCTCCCGCCATAGCCTTGAATGGAAATTCCTTTTTCTGGACCATCGCGCTCCCCCCATCATCGGCTACCTCCCGTTCGAGCTTTTAGGCACTTCCGGTTACGATTACTACCACGTCGACGACTTGGACAATATTATAATCGGTCACAAAGCCCTCATGCAAAAGGGCGAGGGTACTTCTTGTTTTTATAGATTTCTTACAAAAGGCCAACAATGGATTTGGTTGCAGACCAGATATTACATAACCTATCATCAGTGGAATTCCAAACCGGAGTTTATCGTTTGCACGCATCGTGTCGTAAG TTATGTTGATGTTATGAAACAGAATCGGAAGGAGGAGACGGGAGTTACGACATCGGGGACTTCCCCGGGGACGCCATGGCCCAAAAACACCAAGAGTAATATACGGCAGGGGACGGCGTCGGAGTGCACCTCCATGTCGGCGGATTCCCCCACGTCGAGGCAATCGGTGATGACACAGTTCTCGGTG AAATCGGAATCCAACCAGCCGAAGCCGCCGCCTCAAATGCTCCAACCGCAGCAACCCCAACCCCTCCAGCCCCAAAACCAGATCCAACCCTCCAACCACCAGTTTCTGGAACCACCTCAATACGTAGCCGCCATCCCTATGCAACCCGTCATTTCGGGGTTTTCCCCGATTCAGCCTCTGGATAACGTCATGCTGACTCCGGCACAGACCCAGATGCAGATCGACCTCCAGCGAAAACACGCCGAACTCCAAGCAATCATCGGCCAACAACAGGCAGAGTTGAGGAGGGTGTCTGAGCAGCTTTTGATGGCCAGGTTGGGCCTTCTACCCCAAAATCAACCCGTGCAAAat TACTCTCCTCAGGTGTCCATAGCGTATCAAGGCTCGAATTCGGGAACAGTGAGTAGTACGACCACGACAATTCCGGGGATTCAGTCAAGTGCTGTGGGCTCGCCGTCTCTTATAGTACCTGTAAGCATATCTCTACCAATACCTCAGCATCAACCAAATATGTTGTATACGCCGTCGGATTCCAATGGACAAACGAAATAA
- the Hn gene encoding protein henna isoform X2 yields MPGGNYIKIGRDSAKSTCLVFAPLAEEVGVLAKCLNIFKQHGVNLLHIESRPSARIRNNYEFMVECAPTGDLASAIAEIKKNTEYFNIISRDYKDNKDTVPWFPCRIRDLDKFANQILSYGAELDADHPGFTDPVYRARRKYFADIAYNYKHGEKLPHVDYTEEEIETWGKVFDQLTTLYPTHACKEHNHVFPLLIENCGYRRDNIPQLEDVSNFLKDCTGFTLRPVAGLLSSRDFLAGLAFRVFHSTQYIRHPSKPFYTPEPDVCHELLGHAPLFADPSFAQFSQQIGLASLGAPDDYIEKLATCFWFTVEYGLCREGNELKAYGAGLLSSYGELQYALENKAEVRPFEPEKTAVQEYPITQYQPVYYVAESFEDAKEKMIKYAATIPRAFGVRYNAYTQSIEVLDSKPQIESLVTNISTEISVLVDSLKKL; encoded by the exons ATGCCCGGCGGCAACTACATCAAAATCGGTCGCGACTCGGCCAAGAGCACGTGCCTGGTGTTCGCCCCCCTCGCCGAAGAGGTGGGCGTTTTGGCCAAATGCCTCAACATCTTCAAACAACACGGCGTCAACCTCCTCCACATCGAATCGCGACCCTCCGCCCGCATCCGCAACAACTACGAATTCATGGTGGAGTGCGCCCCCACCGGAGACCTGGCCTCCGCCATCGCCGAAATCAAGAAAAACACCGAGTACTTCAACATCATCTCGCGCGACTACAAAGACAACAAGGACACGGTGCCCTGGTTCCCGTGCCGTATCCGCGACCTGGACAAGTTTGCCAACCAAATTTTGTCGTATGGGGCCGAGCTGGATGCGGATCATCCTGGGTTTACAGACCCGGTGTACAGGGCTCGGAGGAAGTATTTCGCCGATATTGCGTATAATTACAAGCACGGGGAGAAGTTGCCGCATGTGGACTACACCGAGGAGGAGATCGAGACCTGGGGGAAGGTTTTCGATCAGTTGACGACCCTGTATCCTACCCATGCCTGCAAGGAGCATAATCATGTGTTCCCGCTCTTGATCGAGAACTGTGGGTATCGGAGGGACAATATTCCGCAGTTGGAGGATGTCTCCAACTTTTTGAAAG atTGTACCGGTTTCACTCTGCGTCCAGTTGCTGGCCTTCTCTCATCTCGCGACTTTTTGGCCGGTCTGGCCTTCAGAGTGTTCCACTCAACCCAGTACATCCGGCATCCAAGCAAACCGTTCTACACCCCTGAACCGGACGTCTGCCACGAACTTTTAGGACACGCTCCTTTATTCGCCGACCCTTCCTTTGCCCAGTTCTCCCAACAGATCGGTTTAGCTTCTCTTGGGGCTCCAGACGACTACATCGAAAAACTCGCAACG TGCTTCTGGTTCACTGTCGAGTACGGATTGTGCCGCGAAGGCAACGAGTTGAAGGCCTACGGTGCTGGGTTGCTGTCCTCCTATGGGGAGCTCCAATACGCTCTGGAGAATAAGGCCGAGGTGAGGCCTTTTGAGCCGGAGAAAACGGCCGTTCAGGAGTATCCCATCACGCAATATCAGCCCGTTTATTACGTGGCTGAGAGTTTCGAAGATGCCAAAGAGAAAATGAT aaaatatgCAGCCACGATACCCAGAGCGTTCGGTGTTCGTTACAATGCCTACACCCAAAGTATCGAAGTCTTGGATTCTAAACCGCAAATCGAAAGCTTGGTCACGAATATTAGTACCGAAATTTCGGTACTTGTAGACAGTTTGAAGAAATTATAA